In a single window of the Paramisgurnus dabryanus chromosome 23, PD_genome_1.1, whole genome shotgun sequence genome:
- the dusp8a gene encoding dual specificity protein phosphatase 8 isoform X3, giving the protein MPVDVVISPLENCFWPGIQPTDMRLKIRVRKMRNERKLRGGFAAFSSCFPGLCEGKPVATLPMSLSQPCLPVANVGPTRILPHLYLGSQKDVLNKDLMAQNGITYVLNASNTCPKPEFISESHFMRIPVNDNYCEKLLPWLDKTNEFIDKAKVSNCRVIVHCLAGISRSATIAIAYIMKTMGLSSDDAYRFVKDRRPSISPNFNFLGQLLEFEKGLRLLKALSSGQEKSEQNESSDTRGEPSGDPENGEKDGTDAKIPSPTSLQQGFNGLNLSAERILDTNRLKRSFSLDIKSVYEPNHCPRLAPAHTEDVPKLCKLDSPEAGEANGVYQYSPESPSPFSESSSRPRSRRKSKHNGGNGSAGSSPVHLHAPTFARSLPAHKSPSLDDNLKPSLLLSLPTVGTGPMWTKHRDTVQATTPVTPTGEAPWFYSSEAGAVHFPALGCSGLPGPCEAVRLREKSGEPRDSRGSWHEDAPTSDKQFKRRSCQMEFEEGISETRSREELGKISKQSSFSGSMEIIEVS; this is encoded by the exons ATGCCCGTAGACGTGGTCATATCCCCTCTGGAGAACTGCTTCTGGCCGGGGATCCAGCCGACAGACATGAGGCTCAAAATCAGAGTCCGCAAGATGAGGAACGAACGCAAGCTTAGAG GTGGTTTTGCAGCATTCTCATCTTGTTTCCCAGGCTTGTGTGAAGGAAAGCCGGTGGCCACTCTGCCCATGAGCTTGTCTCAACCGTGCCTACCTGTGGCAAATGTGGGTCCCACACGAATTTTGCCCCATCTCTATTTGGGATCACAAAAAGATGTACTCAACAAG GATCTAATGGCTCAGAACGGCATCACTTATGTGTTAAATGCAAGTAACACCTGCCCGAAGCCTGAGTTCATCTCTGAGAGCCATTTCATGCGCATTCCCGTCAATGACAACTACTGTGAAAAACTCCTGCCGTGGTTAGACAAAACCAACGAGTTTATTG ACAAAGCCAAGGTGTCCAACTGCAGAGTCATTGTCCATTGTTTGGCTGGCATCTCCAGGTCCGCCACCATCGCCATTGCTTATATCATGAAGACAATGGGCTTGTCATCAGATGACGCGTACAG GTTTGTGAAGGACCGCCGACCTTCAATATCACCCAACTTCAACTTCCTAGGACAGCTTCTGGAGTTCGAGAAAGGTCTGAGGTTGCTCAAGGCCCTCTCCTCAGGTCAGGAGAAGTCGGAGCAGAATGAATCGTCGGACACTAGAGGAGAACCTTCAGGCGATCCCGAGAATGGTGAGAAGGACGGCACGGATGCCAAGATTCCCTCTCCGACCTCTCTCCAGCAGGGTTTCAATGGCTTGAATCTGTCTGCCGAACGTATCCTCGATACAAACCGTCTAAAACGCTCTTTCTCACTCGACATCAAATCCGTCTACGAGCCCAACCACTGTCCTCGCCTCGCACCCGCTCATACGGAAGACGTTCCCAAACTTTGCAAGCTGGATAGCCCGGAGGCCGGAGAAGCCAACGGTGTCTACCAATACTCGCCTGAATCCCCAAGCCCCTTTTCCGAGAGCAGCTCCCGACCTCGTTCGCGGAGAAAAAGCAAGCACAACGGTGGAAACGGTAGCGCCGGAAGTTCTCCCGTGCACCTGCACGCCCCGACTTTCGCACGCTCGCTCCCTGCACATAAGAGTCCTAGTCTTGATGACAATCTGAAGCCCTCCCTGCTCCTCAGCCTTCCCACCGTGGGCACCGGACCCATGTGGACCAAGcatagagacaccgtacaggcCACCACACCCGTCACGCCAACAGGAGAAGCCCCTTGGTTTTACAGCTCAGAGGCCGGGGCGGTGCACTTTCCGGCGCTAGGGTGCAGCGGTCTCCCAGGTCCGTGCGAGGCGGTGCGCCTGCGCGAGAAGTCGGGGGAGCCGCGGGACTCGAGGGGCAGCTGGCACGAGGATGCGCCCACTTCCGACAAACAGTTCAAGCGTCGCAGCTGTCAGATGGAGTTTGAAGAGGGCATATCCGAGACGCGTTCGAGGGAAGAGCTGGGAAAGATAAGCAAACAGTCCAGCTTTTCGGGAAGCATGGAAATCATTGAAGTATCCTGA